Proteins encoded in a region of the Apilactobacillus apisilvae genome:
- the fabZ gene encoding 3-hydroxyacyl-ACP dehydratase FabZ gives MSVLNTTEIMDLIPNRFPILYIDRVDELVPGESIVATKNVTINENYFQGHFPGNPVMPGVLIIESMAQVASILILKSEKYKDKTAYLGEIKKAKFRKIVRPGDVIRFEVTMGKQKSNMGMVDCTAYVGDKKACQAELTFIVPNEKRK, from the coding sequence GTGAGTGTTTTAAATACAACTGAAATTATGGATTTAATTCCAAATAGATTCCCAATCTTATATATTGACAGGGTTGATGAATTAGTTCCCGGTGAAAGCATTGTTGCTACTAAAAACGTAACAATTAATGAAAATTATTTCCAAGGACATTTTCCAGGTAATCCAGTTATGCCAGGGGTTTTAATTATTGAATCAATGGCACAAGTGGCATCTATCTTAATTTTAAAGAGTGAAAAATATAAGGATAAGACTGCTTACTTAGGAGAAATTAAAAAAGCTAAATTTAGAAAAATTGTTCGTCCAGGTGACGTTATTCGTTTCGAAGTTACTATGGGTAAACAAAAGAGTAATATGGGAATGGTTGACTGTACTGCTTATGTTGGCGACAAAAAAGCCTGCCAAGCAGAACTAACTTTTATTGTTCCTAATGAAAAGCGTAAATAG
- a CDS encoding 4'-phosphopantetheinyl transferase family protein, producing the protein MPNNIQIFTDTINNPKYQDIFKKVNVNFDKYNQRQSIVGNCLLADYMNISVEELLDSNLFNYGKHGKPYLKSQEFYFNISNSYDLVILVISDQDVGVDIEKIRPSSYKRISRAFNDQELSYLGSLPEKIEGNETLKLWTIKEATLKLLGTGLSGKAKSVNIDIVSKNSASRLGVNFKLIDIDLGSEYLGTLATFAS; encoded by the coding sequence TTGCCTAATAATATTCAAATTTTTACTGATACAATAAATAATCCTAAATATCAGGATATATTTAAAAAAGTTAATGTTAATTTTGATAAATATAATCAAAGACAATCAATTGTTGGTAATTGTTTGTTAGCTGATTATATGAACATTAGTGTTGAAGAGCTACTCGATAGTAACTTATTTAATTATGGTAAACATGGAAAACCTTATTTAAAATCACAAGAATTTTATTTCAATATTTCCAACTCTTATGATTTAGTAATCTTGGTTATTAGTGATCAAGATGTTGGAGTCGATATTGAAAAGATAAGGCCATCTTCTTATAAAAGAATTTCTCGTGCTTTCAATGACCAAGAATTATCATATTTAGGTTCATTGCCTGAAAAAATTGAAGGTAATGAAACCCTGAAATTGTGGACGATTAAGGAAGCCACCTTAAAACTATTGGGGACTGGTCTTTCTGGTAAGGCTAAAAGTGTTAATATAGATATTGTTTCTAAAAACTCAGCTAGTCGATTAGGCGTTAATTTTAAATTAATTGATATTGATCTTGGATCAGAGTATTTAGGAACTTTAGCTACTTTTGCATCATAA
- the fabI gene encoding enoyl-ACP reductase FabI: MSKLLDGKRIVIMGVANKRSIAWGCAQSLMDNGAEVILTYQNDRLKRQLDRIVPEGTTMIQCDVSEDENVEKTFNEIHEKFGNIDGVIHAIAYADKKTLEGGVIDVEKDGYNLAQDVSAYSFISVSRYASRIMNPSGSIATLTYMGSTRAIPSYNMMGVAKAALEANVRYIATDLGPKKIRVNAISAGAIKTLAVTGIKNHGDLLRESEARTVDGESVDTVQVGNVATFLMSDLSTGVTGDLIYADKGVHLLA, from the coding sequence ATGTCAAAATTATTAGATGGAAAAAGAATTGTTATAATGGGGGTTGCTAACAAGCGTAGTATCGCTTGGGGGTGTGCTCAATCTTTAATGGATAATGGTGCAGAAGTTATCTTAACTTATCAAAATGATCGTTTGAAACGTCAATTAGATCGAATTGTCCCTGAAGGAACTACCATGATTCAATGTGATGTTTCAGAAGATGAAAATGTTGAAAAAACATTTAATGAAATTCATGAAAAATTTGGTAATATTGATGGAGTTATTCATGCAATTGCATATGCTGACAAGAAAACACTTGAAGGCGGCGTAATTGATGTTGAAAAAGATGGCTATAATTTAGCACAAGATGTTAGTGCATACTCATTTATTTCAGTATCACGTTATGCAAGTCGTATTATGAATCCATCAGGTAGTATTGCTACACTAACTTACATGGGATCAACTCGTGCTATTCCTTCATACAATATGATGGGGGTTGCTAAAGCAGCCTTAGAAGCTAATGTTAGATACATTGCTACTGATTTAGGACCAAAGAAGATCCGTGTAAACGCTATTTCTGCAGGTGCTATTAAAACACTTGCTGTTACTGGTATTAAGAATCATGGTGATTTATTAAGAGAATCAGAAGCTAGAACTGTTGATGGCGAATCAGTTGATACGGTTCAAGTTGGAAATGTTGCTACATTCTTAATGAGTGATTTATCAACTGGTGTTACTGGTGATTTAATTTACGCTGATAAGGGTGTTCATTTACTTGCCTAA
- the accA gene encoding carboxyltransferase subunit alpha, with the protein MTKAYDRVLAARSADKVSIQKLVAGITEDFMELHGDRAYGDDPAVYAGIGTMGGEPVTITSIQKGDTTDENIDRHFGSAEPDGYRKALRLMKQAEKFNRPIINLINTPGAYPGVDAEYKGQGYMIAQSIMQGLKLSVPYVSVIVGEGGSGGALALAVGDTVWAFEDSVYSILSPEGYATILWKDSSKAADAAEQMQLTPKDLLSNEIIDKIIPEVNDDESMQNFKNALIDKINELKKLPKEELLANRHARYRKFN; encoded by the coding sequence ATGACAAAAGCATACGATCGAGTTCTTGCGGCTAGAAGTGCTGATAAAGTTAGTATCCAAAAATTAGTTGCTGGGATTACTGAAGATTTTATGGAATTACATGGAGATCGTGCTTATGGTGATGATCCGGCTGTTTATGCAGGGATAGGAACTATGGGTGGCGAACCAGTCACTATTACTAGTATTCAAAAGGGTGATACTACTGATGAAAATATTGATCGACATTTTGGATCAGCGGAACCTGATGGATACCGTAAAGCGCTTCGCTTGATGAAACAAGCGGAAAAATTCAATCGTCCAATTATTAATTTAATTAATACACCAGGTGCTTATCCAGGTGTGGACGCTGAGTATAAGGGGCAAGGATATATGATTGCCCAATCAATAATGCAAGGGCTTAAATTATCGGTTCCTTATGTTAGTGTAATTGTTGGTGAAGGTGGAAGTGGTGGTGCCTTAGCACTTGCTGTTGGAGATACTGTTTGGGCATTTGAAGATAGTGTTTATTCCATTCTATCACCAGAAGGTTATGCTACTATTTTATGGAAAGATTCTAGTAAAGCAGCTGATGCTGCTGAACAAATGCAATTAACTCCAAAGGACTTATTATCAAATGAAATAATTGATAAAATTATCCCTGAAGTCAATGATGATGAATCAATGCAAAACTTTAAGAATGCATTAATTGATAAGATAAATGAACTAAAGAAATTACCTAAAGAAGAATTATTGGCAAATCGTCATGCACGTTACCGTAAATTCAACTAA
- a CDS encoding acetyl-CoA carboxylase carboxyltransferase subunit beta yields MSKNKEDLQDLMDKIPDHLFVKCPICKDNFYNKKLGTYKVCPNCGFGFRLGADERIKLTCDEFTPINEDVVAPKRFLSDEKYSGKLEKSKKITDLNESIQTGIAKIGNQEFGLGVMDWRFIMGSLGTATGEKLARLFEKCTKEGLPVVVFSCSGGARMQEGIHSLMQMAKVSQAVSDHAEKDLLYISVLTDPTTGGVTASYAMEGDINLSEPHTLIGFAGRRVIEKTIQQRPPKDFQRAETLLKNGFLDAIVNRSDMKSVLAKLLAWN; encoded by the coding sequence ATGTCAAAAAATAAAGAAGACTTACAAGATTTGATGGATAAGATTCCAGATCATTTATTTGTTAAATGTCCAATTTGTAAGGATAATTTTTATAATAAAAAGCTAGGTACTTATAAAGTATGTCCTAATTGTGGATTTGGTTTTAGACTTGGTGCAGATGAACGTATTAAGTTAACTTGTGATGAATTTACTCCAATTAATGAAGACGTTGTGGCACCTAAGAGATTTTTAAGTGATGAAAAATACTCCGGAAAACTAGAAAAATCCAAAAAAATTACTGATTTAAACGAAAGTATTCAAACTGGAATTGCTAAAATTGGTAATCAAGAATTTGGATTAGGTGTTATGGACTGGCGCTTTATCATGGGTAGTTTAGGAACCGCAACTGGTGAAAAATTGGCACGTTTATTTGAAAAATGTACTAAAGAGGGTTTACCAGTGGTTGTTTTCTCTTGTTCAGGTGGAGCTAGAATGCAAGAAGGTATTCATTCATTAATGCAAATGGCTAAGGTATCTCAAGCAGTTTCTGATCATGCAGAAAAAGATTTATTATACATTTCAGTACTAACTGATCCCACTACTGGTGGTGTAACTGCAAGTTATGCTATGGAAGGTGATATTAATCTTTCTGAACCACATACATTAATTGGATTTGCTGGACGTCGTGTAATTGAAAAAACAATTCAGCAACGCCCACCCAAAGATTTTCAACGAGCAGAAACCTTACTTAAAAATGGCTTTTTGGATGCCATTGTAAATCGTTCTGACATGAAATCAGTATTAGCCAAATTATTGGCCTGGAATTAA
- a CDS encoding acetyl-CoA carboxylase biotin carboxylase subunit produces MFKKVLIANRGEIAVQIIRSLHEMNIKAVAVYSTADKDSMFVKLADESVCIGGPQPGESYLSMPAIIDAAILTQSDAIHPGYGFLSENAEFAELCEKCSIKFIGPTSKVIDLMGNKAHAKDAMKNSGVPTIPGSDGSIDTIDEALKLADEIGYPVMLKAAAGGGGKGIRECDNPDQLKDIFTTTKREARISYNDDSLYMEKDLSDAKHIEMQVIADQFGNVVYFPERDCSLQREHQKIIEETPCMEVSQSQRDYLGSLVAKATKEIGYENTGTFEFLLDEKTNKFYFMEMNTRLQVEHTVTEEVSGVQLIKDQILVAAGEKLPFTQTDINVDSYAIECRINAENPANGFIPSPGKLKRVNFPFGTKGVRIDSGVESGDTISPFYDSMIAKIIVHMPNKEEAVVKMRRVINEFSIDGVNTNRQFLNDLLQDKHFNDSDFNNLYIEKSFLKEWLKNVKK; encoded by the coding sequence ATGTTTAAAAAAGTTTTAATTGCTAACCGTGGTGAAATTGCGGTGCAAATTATAAGATCACTTCATGAAATGAATATTAAGGCTGTTGCTGTTTATTCAACCGCTGATAAGGATAGTATGTTTGTTAAACTAGCTGACGAATCAGTATGTATTGGTGGACCACAACCTGGTGAATCATATTTAAGCATGCCAGCGATTATTGATGCTGCAATCTTAACCCAAAGTGATGCTATTCATCCTGGTTATGGCTTTTTATCTGAAAATGCCGAATTCGCTGAATTGTGTGAAAAGTGCTCAATTAAATTTATTGGTCCTACATCGAAAGTCATTGATTTAATGGGAAATAAAGCCCATGCCAAAGATGCAATGAAAAATAGTGGGGTTCCCACTATTCCTGGTAGCGATGGTTCAATTGATACAATTGATGAGGCTTTGAAGTTAGCAGATGAAATTGGTTATCCAGTTATGTTGAAAGCAGCTGCCGGTGGTGGTGGAAAAGGTATTCGTGAATGTGATAATCCAGATCAATTAAAGGATATTTTTACCACTACTAAACGTGAAGCTAGAATTTCATATAATGATGATTCATTGTATATGGAAAAAGATTTAAGCGATGCTAAACATATTGAAATGCAAGTGATTGCTGACCAATTTGGTAACGTTGTTTATTTTCCTGAACGTGATTGTTCTTTACAAAGAGAACATCAAAAAATAATTGAAGAAACTCCATGTATGGAAGTTTCTCAATCCCAACGTGATTATTTGGGCAGCTTAGTTGCTAAAGCTACTAAAGAAATTGGTTATGAAAACACCGGTACCTTTGAGTTCCTACTTGATGAAAAAACAAACAAATTTTATTTCATGGAAATGAATACTCGTTTGCAAGTTGAACATACTGTCACTGAAGAAGTATCTGGAGTTCAATTAATCAAAGACCAAATTTTGGTTGCAGCAGGTGAAAAGTTACCATTTACTCAAACTGATATTAATGTTGATAGTTATGCAATTGAATGTCGAATTAATGCAGAAAATCCTGCAAATGGATTTATTCCATCACCAGGAAAGCTAAAACGAGTTAATTTTCCATTTGGGACTAAAGGTGTTCGGATTGACTCAGGAGTTGAATCTGGAGATACAATTTCACCTTTCTATGATTCAATGATTGCCAAGATCATTGTACATATGCCTAATAAAGAAGAAGCAGTCGTAAAGATGAGACGAGTAATTAATGAATTTTCAATTGATGGAGTTAACACTAATCGTCAATTTTTAAATGATTTATTACAAGATAAACATTTCAATGATTCAGATTTTAATAATTTGTATATTGAAAAATCATTCTTGAAAGAGTGGTTGAAGAATGTCAAAAAATAA
- a CDS encoding 3-hydroxyacyl-ACP dehydratase FabZ family protein, with protein sequence MIDKIIDVQPGKSAKALKLLNINEWFFQNQPSDNLWMPRPIAMEMLAQTGVCALLSMPEYKGKNVFFGGIKEASYQDSFRPGDKLELNVEMTKLKRNIGEGHGTITRDGEVICEGTLIFAME encoded by the coding sequence ATGATTGATAAGATTATTGATGTACAGCCAGGTAAAAGTGCTAAAGCATTAAAACTATTGAATATTAATGAATGGTTTTTTCAAAATCAACCATCCGATAATCTATGGATGCCTAGACCAATTGCGATGGAAATGTTAGCACAAACTGGAGTTTGCGCATTATTATCAATGCCAGAATATAAGGGTAAAAATGTTTTCTTTGGTGGAATTAAAGAAGCATCATATCAAGATAGTTTTCGCCCCGGAGATAAATTAGAATTAAATGTTGAAATGACTAAGCTTAAACGTAATATTGGTGAAGGTCATGGAACAATTACTAGAGATGGCGAAGTTATTTGTGAAGGTACTTTAATTTTTGCAATGGAATAG
- a CDS encoding acetyl-CoA carboxylase biotin carboxyl carrier protein: MDERDIENLMDKFDKSSMKEFKITGDDGTDIYFSKLEHAPVQNFASNTSNDVNNNETATKPATPKSSASKIKAPLVGIVYFSPSPEKPVYKNVGDHVKKGETVCVIEAMKVINEVKSPTSGTITKQVADNGDMVEYDQPIFEVEED, encoded by the coding sequence ATGGATGAAAGAGATATTGAGAATTTAATGGACAAGTTCGATAAGTCCAGCATGAAAGAATTTAAAATCACTGGTGATGATGGAACTGATATTTATTTCAGTAAGCTAGAACATGCACCGGTACAAAATTTTGCTTCAAATACATCTAATGATGTAAATAATAATGAAACAGCTACTAAACCTGCAACTCCTAAAAGTAGTGCTTCTAAAATTAAAGCACCGCTAGTAGGAATTGTATATTTTTCACCAAGCCCTGAAAAACCAGTATATAAAAATGTTGGAGATCATGTTAAAAAAGGTGAAACTGTTTGTGTAATCGAAGCTATGAAGGTTATTAATGAAGTGAAAAGTCCAACCTCTGGAACGATTACTAAACAAGTAGCTGATAACGGAGATATGGTTGAATATGATCAACCAATTTTCGAAGTTGAGGAGGATTAG
- the fabG gene encoding 3-oxoacyl-ACP reductase FabG, producing the protein MEKTEKRVILITGATKGLGLADAIRLSKDDNNIVIVNSHRELSDDENKELQANFDNEIEVLTGDVASEDDAKAMIDSIVDKYGKIDVLVNNAGITQDTLLTRMKADSFKQVLNTNLFGAFNMTKFAMKKMQRARKGSIINMSSIAGLHGNLGQANYSSTKAGLVGLTKTTAQEGSLRGIRCNAVAPGMIKTAMTDKLSDKNIKSWEEKIPSGRFGNPDEVAQVVEFLIDNEYMNGQVITVDGGLTM; encoded by the coding sequence ATGGAAAAAACTGAAAAGAGAGTTATTTTAATCACTGGTGCAACTAAGGGGTTAGGATTAGCTGATGCAATTCGTTTATCCAAAGATGATAATAATATCGTAATCGTCAATTCTCACCGTGAATTAAGTGATGATGAAAACAAAGAGTTACAAGCTAACTTTGATAATGAAATTGAAGTTTTAACTGGTGATGTTGCGTCTGAAGATGATGCTAAAGCGATGATTGATAGTATCGTTGATAAATATGGAAAAATCGATGTCTTGGTTAATAACGCTGGAATTACTCAAGATACTTTATTAACTAGAATGAAAGCTGATTCTTTTAAACAAGTACTTAATACTAACTTGTTTGGTGCTTTTAATATGACTAAATTTGCAATGAAAAAAATGCAAAGAGCTCGTAAGGGTAGCATTATTAATATGTCTAGTATTGCCGGCCTTCATGGTAATTTAGGTCAAGCTAATTATTCATCAACTAAAGCAGGATTAGTTGGATTAACTAAGACGACTGCACAAGAAGGTTCACTTCGTGGAATTCGTTGTAACGCAGTTGCTCCTGGAATGATTAAGACTGCAATGACTGATAAGTTAAGTGATAAAAATATTAAATCTTGGGAAGAAAAAATTCCATCTGGTCGCTTCGGTAATCCAGATGAAGTTGCTCAAGTAGTTGAATTTTTAATTGATAATGAATACATGAATGGTCAAGTAATCACCGTCGATGGTGGATTGACAATGTAA
- the fabD gene encoding ACP S-malonyltransferase, which yields MNICYLFSGQGSQFKSMGQDLYKSNSIYKDTIDEASKTLDLNLADPDIFDNPNNTQISILTMSVAIHRILADKLDQPVAMMGLSLGEYSALVAAKALSFQSGLKLVHDRSHYMDEAGKQNPGSMAAVLGVSPDFVKDVCDQIDDVYPANYNTKKQTVIGGTKEGVEKAMAELKEKGAKRVIPLKVAVASHTPLMQPASDQLAKRLASVEFNEPEVDVISNTTVKPFNTETIKDTLTNQLINPTHFMQDVASIEDKDIDAFIEIGPGNTLSKLAKKTLKADTYNVESVETLNDLLDKLGE from the coding sequence TTGAATATTTGTTATTTATTTAGTGGCCAAGGCAGTCAATTTAAATCAATGGGACAGGATTTATATAAAAGTAATTCTATTTACAAAGATACAATTGATGAGGCTTCTAAGACATTAGATTTAAACTTAGCAGATCCAGACATTTTTGATAATCCTAATAATACTCAAATTTCTATTTTAACGATGAGTGTAGCAATTCATCGTATTTTAGCCGACAAGTTGGATCAACCTGTTGCGATGATGGGATTGAGTTTAGGTGAGTATAGTGCTTTAGTTGCTGCTAAAGCACTATCTTTTCAATCAGGACTAAAGCTAGTACATGATCGCTCACATTACATGGATGAAGCTGGAAAGCAAAATCCAGGTTCTATGGCAGCTGTATTGGGCGTTAGTCCTGATTTTGTTAAAGATGTTTGTGATCAAATTGATGACGTTTATCCTGCTAATTATAATACTAAGAAACAAACTGTAATTGGTGGAACTAAAGAAGGCGTTGAAAAAGCAATGGCTGAGTTAAAAGAAAAAGGCGCTAAAAGAGTTATTCCATTGAAGGTAGCGGTTGCTTCACATACACCTTTAATGCAGCCAGCTTCTGATCAATTAGCAAAACGTTTAGCATCGGTTGAATTCAATGAACCAGAAGTTGATGTAATTAGTAATACTACTGTAAAACCATTTAATACAGAAACTATTAAAGACACATTAACTAATCAATTAATTAATCCAACTCACTTTATGCAAGACGTTGCATCTATTGAAGACAAAGATATTGATGCATTTATCGAAATTGGTCCTGGTAATACTTTAAGCAAGCTTGCCAAAAAGACATTGAAAGCAGACACTTATAATGTTGAAAGTGTTGAAACTTTAAATGACTTGTTAGATAAGTTAGGAGAATAA
- a CDS encoding acyl carrier protein has product MADKNAIFDKVKEIVVDQSDVKAEDIKMETKFQDELDLDSLDLFEIIDALEDEYDIEIDTDNDIATVQQLVDYVAKQVDEK; this is encoded by the coding sequence ATGGCAGACAAGAACGCAATTTTTGACAAGGTAAAAGAAATCGTTGTAGACCAATCAGATGTTAAGGCTGAAGATATTAAAATGGAAACTAAATTCCAAGACGAATTAGACTTAGATAGTTTAGACCTATTCGAAATCATCGATGCACTAGAAGATGAATACGATATCGAAATTGATACTGATAACGATATTGCAACTGTTCAACAACTAGTTGATTACGTTGCAAAACAAGTTGACGAAAAGTAA
- a CDS encoding beta-ketoacyl-ACP synthase III, with amino-acid sequence MSSFSIKATAKAVPEKVVTNDDLTKIMDTSDEWISRRTGIKERRVAVSETTTSLCAEVASQLIDKANVDVDDIDFIIVGTMSSDYQTPSTAAAVQGLIGANNAIAFDINAACSGFVYGAYTMQSLLNSKPNALGIVIGGEQLSKLINWHDRTTAVLFGDGAGGMLVSNQGDGQILASNLKTYGDQGKALLAGHMIGDEHFGKIADQTDQYFHMDGREVFNFATKNVPLSIDQALSDANLSADDVKYFVLHQANARIVKNVARKMKVDAEKFPINIDRYGNTAAASEPILLSEMMENGLIAKGDIIVLSGFGGGLTTGTIILRY; translated from the coding sequence ATGAGCAGTTTTTCAATTAAAGCAACTGCCAAAGCTGTTCCTGAAAAGGTAGTTACTAATGATGACTTGACGAAAATTATGGATACTTCTGATGAATGGATTAGCAGAAGAACTGGAATTAAGGAACGTCGAGTAGCTGTTAGTGAAACTACCACTTCTTTATGTGCTGAGGTTGCTTCACAATTAATAGATAAGGCTAATGTTGATGTTGATGACATTGATTTTATTATTGTAGGAACAATGTCTTCTGACTATCAAACTCCATCCACAGCTGCAGCCGTTCAAGGCTTAATTGGTGCTAATAATGCCATTGCTTTTGATATTAATGCTGCATGTTCAGGATTTGTGTATGGTGCTTATACAATGCAATCATTACTTAATAGTAAGCCTAATGCTTTAGGAATTGTTATTGGTGGTGAACAATTAAGTAAATTAATTAATTGGCATGATCGTACAACTGCTGTGTTATTCGGTGATGGTGCTGGTGGAATGTTAGTTTCTAATCAAGGTGATGGTCAAATTTTGGCTTCTAACTTGAAAACTTATGGTGATCAAGGTAAAGCTTTATTAGCTGGTCATATGATTGGTGATGAACATTTTGGAAAGATAGCTGATCAAACTGATCAATACTTTCATATGGATGGTCGTGAAGTTTTTAATTTTGCCACCAAAAATGTACCACTTTCTATTGATCAAGCATTATCCGATGCTAATTTAAGTGCTGATGATGTAAAATATTTTGTTTTGCATCAAGCCAACGCTAGAATCGTAAAGAATGTTGCACGTAAGATGAAAGTTGATGCGGAAAAGTTTCCCATCAACATCGACCGTTATGGGAATACAGCGGCTGCTAGTGAACCAATATTGTTGTCAGAAATGATGGAAAATGGTTTAATAGCTAAAGGGGATATTATTGTCCTATCAGGTTTTGGTGGTGGATTAACCACCGGAACAATTATTTTAAGATACTAA
- a CDS encoding GRP family sugar transporter — protein sequence MNILIGLIPALLWGIQPIILLKARGSTINQLCGTVYGAFLVPLIVYLIYRPEMSLKPFVLCLISGMCWTFGQMTQYQAFKSMGIALGTPLSTAMQLIGNPITAVIFFQEWPTAMDKYKGFFALLVIILGIVLITKNGKQDEPGAKHQYKYGFWILFIGTFGYIGYSAFPRLANVGGSDAIFPQAIGMVIAAIIFSLFIKEYRIQKPIFNKFSFENMILGFVFGIAAFAYLVSIKLNGVATGFTLTQMDVVVATIGGMVLFHEVKGKQKVILTLLGLLIIIIGGILIQTI from the coding sequence TTGGGGAATTCAACCGATTATTTTGTTAAAAGCTAGAGGCTCAACGATTAACCAACTATGTGGAACCGTTTATGGTGCTTTTTTAGTTCCTTTGATTGTTTATTTAATTTATCGTCCCGAGATGTCATTAAAACCTTTTGTTTTGTGTCTAATATCTGGAATGTGTTGGACTTTTGGACAAATGACCCAATATCAAGCATTTAAATCCATGGGGATTGCATTGGGCACACCTTTATCTACTGCAATGCAATTAATTGGTAATCCAATTACAGCGGTCATTTTCTTTCAAGAATGGCCAACTGCAATGGACAAGTATAAAGGCTTTTTTGCATTATTAGTGATCATTTTGGGAATTGTTTTGATTACTAAAAATGGTAAACAAGATGAACCAGGAGCCAAGCATCAGTATAAATACGGATTTTGGATTTTGTTTATTGGGACATTTGGATACATTGGTTATTCAGCATTTCCAAGACTAGCCAATGTAGGTGGTTCGGATGCAATTTTTCCACAAGCGATTGGCATGGTAATTGCTGCAATTATTTTTTCTTTATTCATTAAAGAATACCGAATTCAAAAACCGATCTTTAATAAATTTAGTTTTGAAAATATGATTTTAGGATTTGTTTTTGGGATTGCAGCATTTGCCTATTTAGTTTCCATCAAACTGAATGGAGTTGCGACTGGTTTTACTTTAACTCAAATGGATGTAGTGGTAGCAACAATTGGTGGCATGGTATTATTTCACGAAGTTAAAGGGAAGCAAAAAGTAATCTTAACATTACTCGGTTTATTAATTATTATCATTGGTGGAATCTTAATTCAGACAATCTAA